A stretch of DNA from Vibrio sp. ED004:
GCACCCTTTCCGCCACTTGGAGCATGTATTTTAAGCCACCGGCCGCTTCGAGGATCGAAGCACAGGTTACCACCGCGAGAATGATCAACATTACGGTGACAGGTGGCGACGTTGGCGGCATCTTGAAGATAAAGACCTCAATCACCAAACCAATACCAGAAACAACCCCTAAACCAATACCGCCATACCGAGAACCGATATAGAGAACGACAAGTAAAAATAGAAACTCAAAATACAACATAAGCAACCCTGCTAAAAATGTGGACTAGGGATATTTTGTCTGTATGTTCAATACTTTACTTATTGGTATGTCACACAATTATTGAGCGTTTTAATGGATTGTTTTTTATAAGATTAGGGTCACGATAACAGGCGATTAAGTATCGAAAATGTAATTTTTCACTCAAGTGAAACTCAAGGATTGTTATGCATTCTGATGTTCATTGTTTCTTTTAGAACGCCTGAATCTATAAAATTTAAATATCATAACTAAACGCTATCACCCATTCAGAAGCCCATAACGGATTGCGCCTGCTCCCTTAAAACTTTGTAATACAATTATCGCTGTTTTACTGAACTCTAACTCGCCTATCCCAAAGCACTGTGTCAAAATACCCACCCTTACGATGACAACACATTAAGAACCACGGATATGAATTTTCAAGCTGCTATTTTTGATATGGATGGACTGCTGCTCGACACCGAGCGACTTTGTATGCAGGTATTTGAAGAAGCATGTCACGCGCAAGGTGTTCCGTTTTTGCAGGATGTTTACCTAGGCATCATAGGCTGTAACGCAAAAACCATCGAACAGATTTTTCGAAATGGCTACGGTGAAAACCTAGACTACCCAGCACTGAATAACGAATGGCGCACGCGCTACAGTGCAATTGTTAAAAACCAAGCGATTCCGGTAAAAGACGGCGTGATCGAGCTGCTTGAATGGCTAAAGTCGAATGACATTCCAATCGCGGTGGCAACTTCCACTCAGCTAGATATCGCCAAGAAGAAGCTTGAGTTAGCAGGCCTAGATTCTTACTTCACTTCACTAAGCACAGGCTGCGAAGTGACTCATGGTAAACCTCACCCAGAGATCTACTTATTGG
This window harbors:
- a CDS encoding HAD family phosphatase, with amino-acid sequence MNFQAAIFDMDGLLLDTERLCMQVFEEACHAQGVPFLQDVYLGIIGCNAKTIEQIFRNGYGENLDYPALNNEWRTRYSAIVKNQAIPVKDGVIELLEWLKSNDIPIAVATSTQLDIAKKKLELAGLDSYFTSLSTGCEVTHGKPHPEIYLLAAERLGVAPETCLAFEDSNNGIRASMAANMISFQIPDLVEPCDEVKALGHTISPSLHDVLALLQQAAA